The DNA segment TTGCAGCCTGCCTCTTTATCCCAGCACTGGTGGCCTCGGGGCGGCTGATTGATGGTGTTTGTTGTCCACTTTTGGACCTTGACTGAGAGAGGTTTCTGTTGCTTTGGCTGCAGTGGGACGGGGCTTTACAGAACTTGTGGCACATTCAGTGTTCTCCAGACCTCCCATCAGGACGTGACCAAGAATGACCTTGAACTCCCTCCCCGGCCTTGAATGAAGGACAAACTTGGTGCCTACCAGTGTGGCCCAGTTATAGGAGCAaggagagaaaggcagagggagagatctgtgtgtgtgtgtgtgtgggcgatGGCAGGGCATAGCCTACTTCTCGTACCCCACTTTACCCCTCTCTTCATTTGGGAGCTGAGCAGCTGAGCTCAGGCTGCACCATCTCATCCTGATgttcctttattttttcattcattttggcCAGATGGCGGATTACAGGTCAAGGCAAAGGCTGAATGCTGCCACTGTCACAGTAGAATAAACTTGTGGAAGCTGACTGGCtccttaaagctgcactatTCAATATTTTCTATTAACAATCGATCAAATAACTACATGTTATGTGAAGGGATCGCTTGTGGTGATGAAACCTCAGAGAACTATCTCTGAAATCTGCAGTCTCCCTCATCTCTTtggtgtctttcagctcattttgtTCTTTACAATTTTGCTTCTTTCAGTGAAATCCTTTTATAAACCCTCccaccaaaaacagagctaaaaggagagtgaaacatttacctttttttttttttattgtgtgacGCCTAGTTTAATTAATCGTTTGTTACTTGATTAACTTTTACTCTTTTTTGAGCTTTAGTGTGTCTATTAGATTAGATGAACAGATGAGAAGCAGGACTAGAGCACTTTAAGGTTAATAAAGATGCTGTTTTTATACTCTCTTATTATAGTGTTTACATCATTAAATTCTGACACAATTTCCCACCAgtttcacctctctctccttcacttttcAGCATATTTCATACTCTTTTCACTCGCATCTTCTTTGTCCTTAATGAACTTGGATGAAGACTCGAtttttgacaaataaaaataaaagctgatatGTGGCAAATGGAAatccagactttttttttgtagttcctctctcctttctacTTGAAATGGGCAGGGAGAGCAAAATGGTCTTTAACTGAGAGCTTGCCTTTTCCCTGGCTTTCCgtttctttctcccttctcttctcctttcagCCTGACAAAGGCAGTAGAGGTCTTTGCAGAGCGTAGTTTCTTTGGTCAAAGGAAATGGTAGAGGAGGAgtggagcagggagagaggaggtgtaTCTGTCAGAGAAAGGCTGGActgagaggagggggggaaagggggggggcacaagagagaggaaaggagaggaaggggaggggacTGTGCTCCCATTCACATTGGCGGCATTTGGCTTGAGAAtgagatccttttttttttttgggttagAGAAGTTTTCCTCAGGAGGGTTGGTCAGAAACACAGCCAGGAGAACAGGAGCAGAGTGAGAGTTGGAGCTGACTTAAACCTTAGCCGCTGAAGGAGCTGAGGCTGGATGATAAGGAGCAGGGCAGCCATGCAAGGAACAAACTGGGGTAAGAAGCTCGGAGGGAAGGTGCGTTGGAGAAAAGGGAAGTTGACTTTTTACTATTACTTTGTCAATCAAGGTGACAGGGATGTTGGGTTATAGCAGTttctgttgtgttcactgttGGACTTGTACTGTCACTGTGAAAGAAATTGTGCTGGTTTACTGCATGttaatatgaaaaagaaaaactgaaataacgTAGTTGTGAAAAGATTTAACTAATTATTGCAGCTCTAATTATTACGATCGCCCACGTATGAAATTGACAAGCTGATGTCCACTTCCACTGATCACTCTTCTGTTACTGGTCATTAacataaagcaaaaacaatgacaaactgaGGATGTTaactttggtgtgtgtgtgtaaggaggCCTCTGCTCTCTTTCAGTGCTGTATAATCATTGACAGTGTTCAGTGCATCATTCAAATGAACCTTCAGGTGCTCATGAGAAATGCCTGTTTAGTTAACTGATTTATTTGCACGTGGGTCTCCACCTCTATTTATCCAACTTGACTGCTTAGCGTATAATATACAATACACTTTATAagcaaaaacttttttttcaatttatttaacCAGAAAAGCAATTGAGAGGAAAAATCTTGTCAAAGAAAGGCAGAAATATCAATGATCAGTCTATGTTGTAATTTGTGTTGTGGCCTGGTGGTTGTACGAATCAAGCTATTTTACGTTTTAAGATGTCACCTTGTGCACTTGCCACAACACATAATAGTAAATAgtgaacattaacatttgacCTGGTAACTGGTGTGTGTCAGGGCTGTGAGGTGTCTGCCTCTGGAAAGGTAGGTTGTCTACAAAACTAAAATAGCGTTGTCACACTTTCCCTCTATGTTCCAGTTtctagagggggggggggggtaaggagatgggggggggtgttagaaagagagagtgggatTCAGAAGTTTGGgcacagagagatggagagtggaggaggggaTCTCCAGACTCATTTGTTTGTTCCCTCATGCAGACGCTTCCCTGCTGAAAACTGAGACACCCTCTGCTTTACTTTTATTCTTTAGTCTCTTTACTTCTTTCTCTCAACATCACCGTTGAGTTGGAGGTGGCGTTGCTCTCAGATGAGGGCCAGTGTAACACAGCTTCCTTTTTCTCTTACCCCCGAGCCTCCGTTTCACCTGGTGTGGGGAATATTTTTAGACTCTCACCTCTGTggctgtggatgtgtgtttatGGCGTGGTACTAACAAAGAAGGATTTAGTGCAGGCTCATTTCAGGTTGTCTCAAAGCAGGTTTGTGTGACGTTGCAGTCTTGCGGGGCAGGGCCAGTGAACCTTGTATACTGTATCTTTGTAATATGGcgtccataaaaaaaaaaaaggcttttatactgtttgtttctttaattacCAATCTCAGATGCAGTCAGACGAAAGCTTGCCCCACATGCCAATGAATGTCATCGAAGTCTGTCTAGACTTACCGCTGTATTTGTAATGAATACAACACTGTGATTGGAGTGACCTGACTGTCCGTTTGTGAAGTCAAACATCTGAGTTGGCTGATCTGGAGCAGACTGCAGCCTCTGTTTCATACCCAGTGAGCTCTGATCATCTGTTCCACTGGAATCTcagcaacaattttttttaaatgcattgaTCTCCATGTATAGATTTCTCATCTCTGTTACGGCTCCTATTTTCCAGAAGACACAAGACCTCACAGTCTAAAAAGGAAGGTGGAGGTCTCATAGCTGTGTCCATTTTGTGATCAGTTTAAAGTAGTTCAAGTATCTGGATTTGGAAATTGGAGCTGTGTTAGTGTCAGTTCTTAAATATTACctcatttaaaactttttgttatttaatagttgaaaatgtaactttttAGATTTAGTGTAAAACTCCAATTCACTAAAATCTATTGTACAAATATACCGTATATGCAGTAATTTGGGCTGGATTATCACTAGGGCAGAGAATGTATCATTTgcagtaaatttaaaaaatgaactcaAGTGTGCGTCTTGTAATGTATTGGCTTTTAGTTTGGCTTTTTCCGTTTTGAGCCACAGAGCTGTCATTGCTGGAAGTTTGGAGATTAAAAACCTGAAGCCTTGGTGTGACAGTAGATCCTCAGAGCTGCTTCTGTTGGCTGGTGCAGCATGGCAAAATACTCGAAGCTGGAGTAATGTGACTTACTTACCAAACTGTGGCATGTTAATGATGAGACCTCAGAAAAGCCGTGGCCGTAGAATCACCCTGTCCACACACTGACCGGTGATTATTTTGCCCATGTTTATACTGAACTCTCATTAGCTGGTGTGCCCACACATTCCTCCAGCCCGAGGAGCGACCGACTGACTGAGTCCGTCTGTCTGCTGCCCGACTGAGGGCACAGACATTAAAACCTTCAAGGGCTTTCCCAGACAAAAACAGTCTGCTCACAGTCGGTCAGCTGACACTGCAGACATCATGAGGCTGGTTACAATATCATTTACATGCTCTGCAGTGTTGTTTTCGCTGCGCGTATGCAATGTAAATGTATCACtgttgctgaaatgattagttaattaatcaTTCAAAggtataatatgtattttttttcttcatcttatgacagaaaattgaaaatgttttggttttgaactgttggtcggCCAAGACTATTTATCTGAAGCaatttcactgtcactgtgggAAGTTGCTTTGGCcatttttcacacttttctgccattttattgaccaaacaGTTAAGTCAAATAATCATTACAAATattcaacagattaatcaataatggaaatagTGACTTGCAGCCGtactacagtatatttacaccCTTTTCTCCCCCTTCACCATGGTTGTCATGGATCCATCCACCAGTCATTAGCTGTTAATGTCCATTTATCTTCCATTAGGCCAAATGGGAGCATATAGAAGACTGTCAGAGCTATAGAACGACTGAAGCCTTTAAGTTGCTAAGGAGGGGTCCTGGCCTTCCTGTCAGCCCTCTgacctcctcccctctctgtccctcctcccctttctAGTGTTTGAGGCCGCGGTCACTATGACAACAAAAGGGAACTAGGGCTGCATGAACATGACGGGGggctttaaaaacagtttgacacCCCTGTGCTTTCCTTAGTAGAGTCCCTACATAGTTTCAGTCGTCTTGAGTCCAGAGGGATTAGAGCTTATTCACTTATCTGGAGAGAGTTGGAGGGCACCAGATGGACTCCCCCTGACCACAAATACTGATCTGAGTTTAGCAACTGCAAGAAGAGATCCTTAAGACAGGTGTAAATTACAATTTACATTAACTAGCTTATGAATATCCTCATTAGTTTTTACATGAACCAGAAGTTTGTGTAGTTCTTTGTGACGCACTAAGTTGTCACAGGCAGAATGACGTAAAGGCTGCAGCGGCACAATTAAATGCACATCTTATTATTAAGGTCACTGCAATAAAGTTAATTTCTCCAATTATCATCTTTTATGCATCATGATACACTGAGAAAGAGCTAATTTTAAGTTaagtaaaaactatttttagaccagtgctctctctctctctgtaacttTCATTCATATAAACTGTGTGAAAGATGAAATCACATCCAACAAAATTCTTTACATAAAGCATGTGAGCTAATATGAATTAAACGAGGAGCAGCAGAGTTCACGCTCGAATAATATTAAAGGATGAAATTGCTTAATTGGCaatcattttgataattgaataatGGTTTTAGTCACATTTTaggagaaaaatgtgaaatatttgttttttctagcctcaaatgtgatgaatttatgtttttttggtcTGACACTGAATATATCCTTGAAGTTTGGACTGCTGTTTAGTCAAAACaggacatttgaagatgtcacctcgGTCTGTGGGAATTcgattatgaaaataatcattagtttcagCCTTAAAGGcttcaacagtaaaaaaaaattttttaaactTGACACCAGGTGAGGTCACTGACTGGCGCACATCCAGAAGATGACAGAAATCAATCAGTTTGGTTGGATCCGATCCTCTTTGGTTTCAGActgttaatgtaaataaatatcattttgaGCATTAGGATTCTTtctgacagctgcagtttgtAACAAACTCCAGATGTTAGTGCACTCAGTCTCATCGCGTGCCATTCAAACAGGATTATGTGTAATAAATATCGTCATGGACTAATTAGCTTTTCTCAGCGCATAGAGAAATCACATAAGAGTAATCCTCCTGGCTCTGCTCATTGGGACCGTTAAGTCTGCCTCCACAACACCACATGTTGCTCCTGCTGCCATTAACTTTAAGTTTTCCTTCGGACCGACACTGATGCAGTGACTGAAGTATGCAGTATGAATCTTTTAAAggcacacattttaaaatccatttaaaactgcattaactGAACGACCTAAGACAATCAGTGGACAGAGCATTTTAAGCCTCTCCCACGAGGGAGTGAGCGAATGGATTTTAGATCATCATTTTCTgctgtaggtttttttttttgactttctgaTAATAGTACAGTATTGCACCAGTATTGAGCTTTTTGTAAAGCTGTACCACCAGGAAGCATGATAAAGATAACAGAAAAGGTATTGAATAGTGGTTTACTGCTGTAGAAACGGAGATCACAGTGGAATGCTTGTTAATTACTTGGTAGTTTCACAGCTTTTACGCATCATAACAACATATTGCAGTGCCAGATTTGTCTTGTTCAGTCTAAGCAGGGCTCAGCCAGCGTTTGAGGGTGCTAATTAACGTGTGGTAATCACAGTTAAATCGCAGTAGTATCCTTGTACGCTCTCAGTAAACCTGGCAGGTTGGAAAATGACTTGGCATGGCCCTGTCCTGGCTGCTGAGGCTACAAATGTGTCTGGCCAGCATGCCTGCTGTCGGCCTTCTTTCACCTTATTAGCTATCTTCCCTTCTAGCTGCCAACATGGACGgtcttcttcacctccttcctcaggtttttttcatcttcattgAGTACATAGAACAtatatgatgttattttttgtaaaacttAATTTTGTGGGAAATCGTTCAAGTCTCAGGGAATTATTAACATGGGAAATGAACAATAATCTAATATATTTCTAATGTCTAAATATATGAATAGAGGTGAAACTAGAACTTCAAACTTCAATCTCAACTACAAACCTGCTTCATGAGTGTGTCTTGTACTGTAGTGACAGGTTACAAGCAGTTCccgctacagtaggtgtctccaggaccacattttgccatgagacacacacacacacacacacacacacagtcaaaatgatgtgatgtgaaattggctgaaatgaacataaaattCTGAGACATTCTGCTGGTGGTAGACGAGATACGTCAGACAAATCACGTAATGACAATTTAGCATTGCACTGACAAGTGCAGACAATGAAGATGCTTTGACAGTGACTAAATAAAATCAATGGCAAATTTATTCTTGTGTTGCCACCCTGATAAATGCCAAGATGGCTTACACCCTATCAGATGTTAGAATGCAAATAATCCACTAAAACTACTCTATTCTTAATTCTTAATACACTGCCTCCATGTTGTGTTGTTAAATATTATCCCTATAttgtcagacagaaaacagagctATTTGGCTGTTTGTGTACTGCAGTCATTGAGATACTACCTTTACCCATCTTAAGAGACCCTCATACATTAAGGAGCATTTTTAAGCCGAAACaagtttaaattgtttttattcttaagGGTTAGGGTCATCTTTGACTGCAGTCCATTGTGATAAATACAGGCccaggttgttttgtttttcgaCATAGCTGGGATTCACCAACAAACTGCAAATATTCAAATCACATAGTGAGAGCTGCAGTCTTGCCATACTTCAAATCCTTCATTCACATCTTCTCTACTCGCTGGAAGAGCCTGAAACTCAAGATCAGGACACACCCATCACTCGGATATCCTCATACTCTGTGACTCAGCGTGATGATGTTTTCAGAGCACAACTGGCTCTGCTGTTAGTGTTGTTGTCAGTGCAGCATGACTTCATCATCATGCGTCTTGTGGGCCATTGTTCTCCACACAACACTCAACTATTCACCATCCACGGGACCCTGATCCTGTTCTCATAGTTTGTACTCGCCTGTTATAGTGTCAATATTTACCATCAGTCCTGTGAGAGCGCGGGAGTGTAAAAGTAAGTGGGTCAGTTCTTGTGCCTCctactttgttattttattcctcACAACTATATAGTTTTGTGTAAAGTTAGATTTACTCAGCAACTTTCAACCCCCACGGCTAAAGTATCACAGCAGGTTCAACCTGTCTCCCCTTCTCTGCGCTTCTCCTTTGAGGTATTATCCGCAGTTATGAACTTTTATTTGTTCCTAAGGCTGATAAGATGTGTGGAGACAGTAGCCTTTGTTGCCGTCAGGGAAAATACCAGCATGTTAGAAGCCATTTTACATCTCAAATGAAAAGAGACCCTTTCTTCTGCTGCCTCATGCCTCGCAAGCCGAATGCCTCAAGCCCTGTTTGTGCTGCTTGAATGGGTTTAATGAATGGCCTGTTCTGGTTCTCCGTGTGTGGGCCACTACGGTCTTGAGGGATATTTGTATGCTTCAGTCTACTGTATATCATTTCTATTTTGCTTCTGTCATCGtcactgagtgtgtttttgacattaaaaacgTCCTTGAAAACACCCTCCTGTGGAGATTTAAAAGCTGGGATCTGGCCTTGTTGGTATCCTAAAGCAAAACCATTTCCACCAGTGCTTGAGACTCGACTAGAGATTTATCCTTAAGGCCTTCAGACTTGCCTTTGACTTGTCTCAGATGACTTAAAGCTTGACATAAGACTGCAGGCTTGACTTCATGACTTAAGACATGGTATTACAAGATGTGACACTTGTTGTACTTGTCTTGAAAGACTTGAGAGCTGCTTTTATAAGAtttgagacttgacttggacttgtTAAGGACAGGAGACCTGACTTTAGGTTGTCTTCAATGAAAAGGATATTACAAGACTTAAGACTTGACCTGAGCCTCTTTTAATCAACCTGAGAAGGACCTCAGATTTACTATTATAGGATTTaagacttgacttgacttggacttAATATTTGATTTTGACTCATCTTGAATGACTTGAGAGGCTTCACTGGGTCTTGTTCTTAAGGACTAGAGACTTGCAATTACGAAAGGTAACCTTCAACTTGAACTTGTCTCAAATGACTTGATACTTGTCATTGCAACACTTGTTCTTAAGGACTTACGATGATAATGGTACTATGATACTTGAGTTGGACTTTTCTCAAACGATTTGCAACTTTATTTAAGTCTAAACATCATTAAGGACTTGAGACTTTACTGGACTTGCTATCACAACTCGTCTGAAATTTGAGACCTGACTAAAGACTGGCTTGAGCAAGACTTGAGACTGGACTGGATTTGTTCTTAAGGACTTGAGACTttacattagattagatttggAATTGTCTGGAATGATTTGAGACTTGACTTTGACCCCACAAGACTAACATGTAATTGGGAGTTACTGTGTAAACAtgtattaaaacatgtttgtcatttttctctctcagagcGAGTGACCCCTCTGAGCTGCCACCATGGCCCTGGTTCAGGCTCTGCCCATATCTGCTGAGCCCCACAACCCCGGCCTCAGTGGAGGAGCCCGTAGACGACACACCTCTGGCCCTTCACCCCCCATCAACGCACCACCACCCTCCACTCTGGATCCTATGGGCTCTGTCAGCAGCCTCATAGCCGCCCGCCCCGGCCCTTACCAGGACCACCGCTCTGGTGTTGAACTGGGAGCAAGACTCCGACGACCCACACCAGGCGCTTCCTGCCTGGGCAGCGAGTCCCCCCAGGACCCTTTGCTGCAGAACATCCCACCACTCAAGAAACAGAGCTCCACAACATCCAGCAGGGGGCTGGAGAAGGAGAGTGGGAATGGGAACTACACCTATCTGAATGAGGACTTTATAGGTGACTGGAATGAGAACCATGTTACACCCGCCAGCCCAGGGAGTGACGCAGATGAGACTAAAGAAGGATCAGGGCTGAATGGGAATATGGGGGGACCTCCTCCAAAACTGATCCCTGTGTCAGGAAAACTTGAGAAGGTGGGTCTTTGAATAAATGATTTTGACTTTACTGATAAACACTGATATTacaataaatgtcattttatgtaGGAATATCAGTAAACTTAAAGGCATAGTACATTTTCTGGAAAGCCTTTTGAGTTGCAATTTTTTTGGAATATGCATAACAATGACAGCCTTACAGGGGGTGCTATGCACATTAAGTCCTAACAATGTTTAAATTCTGCATCAgaaaagatattttcttttcttttttggccaCATCACTCAGCCCTACCTCCTTCTCAACCTTGGTCCtgtcctgtttcctcctctagAACATGGAGAAAACAGTGCTGCGGCCCACTGCCTTCAAACCGGTCATTCCGAAGAGCCGCACCTCCATGCAATACCTCTCCCCTCGCCATTGTGCCAACGCATCAGAAAGCCAAAACAACCTAAACTTGCTCAGCCCCTCCCACAGAGAGGTGTCGCCCTCCTGCTCTGAGAAACGCAGCTCATACGGCGGGGCCCGCAACAgtggtggcggtggcggtggtAGCAGCCAGTCCTGCTCCCTGTCCGACTCTGGACGTAACTCCCTCTCCAGCCTGCCACCTTACAGCGCTGCCAGCTACAGCCTGGCATCAGGAGAGGCCCCTGGTGGCCACCTGGAGCCCATGAAGAGCGCTCCACCGGTCACTGCACATGGACACTCCAACTCAGACAGCGGTCGCTCATCCTCCAGTAAGAGCACAGGCTCCGGGTCGATAAGTGGCCGGGGGCAGCCTCTATCTGACAGCGGGTCCAGTGGGCGCTCCCCCGGCCCTGTGGAGGGTTATGAAGGGGTGGTGAGGGACCTGGAGGACAAACTtagggagagagagctggagctgcagcaacTAAGAGACAACCTGGATGATAACGAAGCTGCAATTTGTCAGGTGGGTAGATGGTACAGAAATTccaaactttttttaatgactggACATTTGTTTTGTACTGTAAATTCTAATGGATCTGCACTTTGTTGTTGTCTCCTGTCTTGTCTTGCAGGTTTATGAGGAGAAGCAGAAGCGCTTTGaactggagctggaggagctgaggcAGAGCTGTGCCACCAGGATGCAGGTAGCCTCCCAGAAAGCGCAGCGCGCCCAGCAGGTGCTTCAGTTGCAGGTGACaacatctgacaaaaaaaaccttgttgtttttcacagtatACAGTGACAGAACATTCTGATAATCAGTCTTGCAAACAAAACATCCGTTCCTggcaaaacaatctcaccaaAAAGGTCCATTAGCAGCCGAATGGAAGTTCTtcaaaaaaagctttttttttaaaaataaataaataaatagatatcTGAACATCTGCAAGTCCAAGACAACTGGGTAAACGTCATCTGCTAAAGAAGATCATGGGATCTGAATGAAACCTCCTGAACAGCTGCTAATGGACCATACGATGTGATGGTAGTTGTTgccaactgctgtttccaagatCAAGAATAAACTGAAGCATCAGTGCTGTGTATAATAGGTTACGTTTGTAAAGTAAATTTCAAATTGAGTGTGAGAAAACCAGGCCAGCATTTCATTTCTCTACATGCAATGTCGTAATTATTCCCTATAATATAGTATATCATAACATTTGATTTTGATCCCTCTCCATTTTACTCAAATGTTATGATGAGATTGTTATTATTTAGCTTTATATCTTCAAGTGGTTGCAAAGTGTAGTTGATTTAGCTCGACCAGTCTGTGTTGACGTTAATTAGTTTCTTTCTACATTTCCACATTACATTACAACCAACATAAAATAGTAGCTAGCCAGTGGCTAAAATTAGAAATGCATTGATCTGATGTTTTCTCTCCGGATACAACTTCCAAAGCCTCAGTTCATGGTGTCTGCCAATACGGACTACAGATCTAATATCAGTGCTCTCTCTTTCCAAATTTAAAATCTACGTACTGTTCTGGACTCATCATTTTTGTTTGGTGAAATGTCTGCAGGtttatcagctgcagcaggagaagaagaagctgcaggaggACTTTGCTCAGCTCCTGAAGGAGAGGGAGCAGCTCGAGGAGCGCTGCACCTCCTATGAGCATGAGAAGATCCAGCTGGGGCCTCGGCTGGAGGAAACTAAGTGGGAGGTGAGCCTCTCTGCAGGCCTCTCTTAAAACTGTTTGAAGTTTATCTCAGTGTTATCCATATTGATTTTACCATTTCCTGTCCCTCCCTAAACTCAGTGTCACTAGTATCAATCACACCATGGCAGCTTGGATACAGAATTGAATATGATAATTTCTTTTTGTGCAGTTTATCTCTCCTGTTCACTTGATGCAGGATGTGATAATGTTGATATAAAGGTATTGTGGATGATGATCTTCTGCGGCCCTCACCACAGTCTGACAGGCAACATCACTGCGGGTTTGTTTGATAGTAGGGATGCAGGAAGACGAAATAGAACAGGCTACTctttgaaataatgaaattgtGCCACAAAGATTAATTTCCACTCGTCTAAAGACGCTCAGTGTTTTTGATCCCGGAGACTGACTGGATAATCACTGTTGTCTTTTTCACACAGGGAGAATACGAGTTTCACCTCACAGCTTCTTTAATTATTCAGCTGTGTTTACCAGCTCCCGCTGGCAAGAGAAACATGATCGCTATCACGCCAACATGTTTGGTCACTGTGTCAAACTCAAACACTGCTCAGTTGAGGTTTTGTAGATCAGTGAAGTAACAGACGTATCAAACAGGGTGTAATACATATGCAATTTGGGTTTCAGTGGAGACAGAACAATGAATCTCTTTTCATATATCTCTATTGGagatgaaattacatttattgaaAATCA comes from the Seriola aureovittata isolate HTS-2021-v1 ecotype China chromosome 21, ASM2101889v1, whole genome shotgun sequence genome and includes:
- the LOC130162035 gene encoding leucine zipper putative tumor suppressor 2 homolog isoform X2, which codes for MALVQALPISAEPHNPGLSGGARRRHTSGPSPPINAPPPSTLDPMGSVSSLIAARPGPYQDHRSGVELGARLRRPTPGASCLGSESPQDPLLQNIPPLKKQSSTTSSRGLEKESGNGNYTYLNEDFIGDWNENHVTPASPGSDADETKEGSGLNGNMGGPPPKLIPVSGKLEKNMEKTVLRPTAFKPVIPKSRTSMQYLSPRHCANASESQNNLNLLSPSHREVSPSCSEKRSSYGGARNSGGGGGGSSQSCSLSDSGRNSLSSLPPYSAASYSLASGEAPGGHLEPMKSAPPVTAHGHSNSDSGRSSSSKSTGSGSISGRGQPLSDSGSSGRSPGPVEGYEGVVRDLEDKLRERELELQQLRDNLDDNEAAICQVYEEKQKRFELELEELRQSCATRMQVYQLQQEKKKLQEDFAQLLKEREQLEERCTSYEHEKIQLGPRLEETKWEVCQKSGEISLLKQQLKEVQGELAQRVGEIVSLRGQLREARGELTNTQVLLQEAHGVTRTRTLELEVCENELQRRKSEVELLREKVGRLEGELAHLRDALANQGPGNRQCQVFQEAEEHLLAYESDEAKAQRQSSSEALQNMKVQMDRMRAELDFERQRAEQQTGSFEEERRIWQEEKDKVIRYQKQLQQNYVQMYRRNRELEQLLQDLSQELESREDDEGSGNEINFDEIAATEI
- the LOC130162035 gene encoding leucine zipper putative tumor suppressor 2 homolog isoform X1, which encodes MALVQALPISAEPHNPGLSGGARRRHTSGPSPPINAPPPSTLDPMGSVSSLIAARPGPYQDHRSGVELGARLRRPTPGASCLGSESPQDPLLQNIPPLKKQSSTTSSRGLEKESGNGNYTYLNEDFIGDWNENHVTPASPGSDADETKEGSGLNGNMGGPPPKLIPVSGKLEKNMEKTVLRPTAFKPVIPKSRTSMQYLSPRHCANASESQNNLNLLSPSHREVSPSCSEKRSSYGGARNSGGGGGGSSQSCSLSDSGRNSLSSLPPYSAASYSLASGEAPGGHLEPMKSAPPVTAHGHSNSDSGRSSSSKSTGSGSISGRGQPLSDSGSSGRSPGPVEGYEGVVRDLEDKLRERELELQQLRDNLDDNEAAICQVYEEKQKRFELELEELRQSCATRMQVASQKAQRAQQVLQLQVYQLQQEKKKLQEDFAQLLKEREQLEERCTSYEHEKIQLGPRLEETKWEVCQKSGEISLLKQQLKEVQGELAQRVGEIVSLRGQLREARGELTNTQVLLQEAHGVTRTRTLELEVCENELQRRKSEVELLREKVGRLEGELAHLRDALANQGPGNRQCQVFQEAEEHLLAYESDEAKAQRQSSSEALQNMKVQMDRMRAELDFERQRAEQQTGSFEEERRIWQEEKDKVIRYQKQLQQNYVQMYRRNRELEQLLQDLSQELESREDDEGSGNEINFDEIAATEI